The Pimelobacter simplex genomic sequence GGCGCGCTCATCGCGGCGGCTCGGGAGCAGTTCGCGGCGGCGGGATTCGCGGGCACCGGTCTCGAGGCGGTGAGCGTGGCGGCCGGCGTCAGCCGGGGGGCGGCGTACCACCAGTTCGGGAGCAAGCTCGAGCTCTTCGCCGCCGTCCTGGTCGAGGTCGAGGCGGGCATCGCGGACCGGATCGCCGTCGCCGCGCTGGCGGGTGAGGACCTGGGCTTCCAGGCCGTCCTGCGCCGCGCGATGACGGCATGGCTGGACGAGTGCAGCGCCCAGGACGTCCAGCGGATCCTGCTGGTGGACGGCCCGTCGGTCCTGGGCTGGTCCCGGTGGCGCGAGCTGCTGCAGCCCTACGCCCTGACGCTCGTCGAGCAGCTGCTGGCCACCGCGATCGAGAACGGCG encodes the following:
- a CDS encoding TetR/AcrR family transcriptional regulator, with the translated sequence MTRRRQADRTAATRGALIAAAREQFAAAGFAGTGLEAVSVAAGVSRGAAYHQFGSKLELFAAVLVEVEAGIADRIAVAALAGEDLGFQAVLRRAMTAWLDECSAQDVQRILLVDGPSVLGWSRWRELLQPYALTLVEQLLATAIENGELPALPVRALAHTLVAVADEAALVVATSEHPEASREEMLRVLDALVAGLSRPSP